Proteins from a single region of Diorhabda sublineata isolate icDioSubl1.1 chromosome 2, icDioSubl1.1, whole genome shotgun sequence:
- the LOC130453278 gene encoding protein mothers against dpp isoform X3, whose product MDADEGESSSSGPISTLNSLFSFTSPAVKKLLGWKQGDEEETWAEKAVDTLVKKLKKSKGAIEELEKALSCPGTPSKCVTIPRSLDGRLQVSHRKGLPHVIYCRVWRWPDLQSHHELKPLESCQFPFSAKQKEVCINPYHYKRVESPVLPPVLVPRHNDFVPGHSLLPFQQLAEPNMPHNVRYSSNGFNASPLNPGSPLSSVASPGSVTSNNPQSPYANLAETPPPAYSPTDDNNTNTNNNVSPESPLTADVQPVTYQEQPYWASIAYYELNCRVGEVFRCHSTSVIVDGFTNPSNNSDRFCLGQLSNVNRNSTIENTRRHIGHGVHLYYVNGEVYAECLSDSAIFVQSRNCNHHHGFHPSTVCKIPAGCSLRIFNNAEFAQLLSQCVNHGFEAVYELTKMCTIRMSFVKGWGAEYHRQDVTSTPCWIEVHLSGPLQWLDKVLTQMGAPHNAISSVS is encoded by the coding sequence ATGGATGCTGATGAGGGGGAATCTTCAAGTAGTGGACCAATTTCAACATTGAACAGCTTATTTTCATTTACCAGTCCTGCCGTGAAGAAACTTTTAGGATGGAAACAAGGTGACGAGGAAGAAACCTGGGCTGAAAAAGCAGTTGACACACTAgttaaaaagttgaaaaagagCAAAGGGGCTATTGAGGAGCTTGAAAAGGCACTATCATGCCCTGGAACACCTAGCAAATGTGTAACCATTCCAAGAAGTTTAGATGGCAGGTTACAGGTATCACACAGAAAGGGGTTGCCCCATGTAATATACTGCAGAGTTTGGCGATGGCCAGATTTACAAAGCCATCATGAACTGAAACCATTGGAAAGTTGCCAGTTTCCATTTTCTGCTAAACAAAAGGAGGTTTGCATAAATCCCTATCATTACAAAAGAGTAGAAAGTCCAGTATTACCACCAGTACTTGTGCCAAGACATAATGACTTTGTACCGGGTCATTCTCTACTTCCGTTTCAACAACTTGCAGAGCCCAATATGCCACATAATGTTAGATACTCATCAAATGGATTTAATGCCTCTCCATTAAATCCAGGCTCTCCTCTATCAAGTGTTGCTAGCCCAGGGAGTGTTACATCTAACAATCCACAATCACCATATGCAAATCTGGCAGAGACTCCTCCACCTGCTTATAGCCCTACTGATGACAACAacacaaatacaaataataatgtaaGCCCAGAATCACCATTAACAGCAGATGTTCAGCCTGTTACATACCAAGAACAACCATATTGGGCTTCTATAGCCTATTATGAGCTCAATTGTAGGGTAGGAGAAGTTTTTCGGTGCCATTCAACATCTGTTATAGTAGATGGATTTACAAATCCAAGCAACAACAGTGACCGTTTCTGCTTGGGACAATTAAGTAATGTTAATAGAAACTCTACTATAGAAAACACCAGACGGCACATTGGCCATGGTGTCCATCTGTATTATGTAAACGGTGAGGTCTATGCTGAGTGCCTCTCTGATTCCGCTATATTTGTGCAATCCCGTAATTGTAATCATCATCATGGTTTCCATCCATCTACTGTATGCAAAATACCAGCTGGTTGTTCCTtaagaatatttaataatgCTGAATTTGCACAGCTACTTTCTCAGTGTGTAAATCATGGTTTTGAAGCTGTATATGAACTTACAAAAATGTGCACAATACGGATGAGTTTTGTAAAAGGGTGGGGAGCAGAATACCATCGACAAGATGTAACTAGCACTCCATGTTGGATAGAAGTACATTTAAGTGGGCCTCTTCAATGGCTGGATAAAGTTTTGACACAGATGGGTGCTCCACACAATGCAATCAGCTCTGTATCTTAA
- the LOC130453278 gene encoding protein mothers against dpp isoform X1, with the protein MTPTMATDYQYYVTHFNNYFNMDADEGESSSSGPISTLNSLFSFTSPAVKKLLGWKQGDEEETWAEKAVDTLVKKLKKSKGAIEELEKALSCPGTPSKCVTIPRSLDGRLQVSHRKGLPHVIYCRVWRWPDLQSHHELKPLESCQFPFSAKQKEVCINPYHYKRVESPVLPPVLVPRHNDFVPGHSLLPFQQLAEPNMPHNVRYSSNGFNASPLNPGSPLSSVASPGSVTSNNPQSPYANLAETPPPAYSPTDDNNTNTNNNVSPESPLTADVQPVTYQEQPYWASIAYYELNCRVGEVFRCHSTSVIVDGFTNPSNNSDRFCLGQLSNVNRNSTIENTRRHIGHGVHLYYVNGEVYAECLSDSAIFVQSRNCNHHHGFHPSTVCKIPAGCSLRIFNNAEFAQLLSQCVNHGFEAVYELTKMCTIRMSFVKGWGAEYHRQDVTSTPCWIEVHLSGPLQWLDKVLTQMGAPHNAISSVS; encoded by the exons ATGACACCAACTATGGCTACAGATTATCAATATTATGTGACTCATTTTAATAACTA TTTCAACATGGATGCTGATGAGGGGGAATCTTCAAGTAGTGGACCAATTTCAACATTGAACAGCTTATTTTCATTTACCAGTCCTGCCGTGAAGAAACTTTTAGGATGGAAACAAGGTGACGAGGAAGAAACCTGGGCTGAAAAAGCAGTTGACACACTAgttaaaaagttgaaaaagagCAAAGGGGCTATTGAGGAGCTTGAAAAGGCACTATCATGCCCTGGAACACCTAGCAAATGTGTAACCATTCCAAGAAGTTTAGATGGCAGGTTACAGGTATCACACAGAAAGGGGTTGCCCCATGTAATATACTGCAGAGTTTGGCGATGGCCAGATTTACAAAGCCATCATGAACTGAAACCATTGGAAAGTTGCCAGTTTCCATTTTCTGCTAAACAAAAGGAGGTTTGCATAAATCCCTATCATTACAAAAGAGTAGAAAGTCCAGTATTACCACCAGTACTTGTGCCAAGACATAATGACTTTGTACCGGGTCATTCTCTACTTCCGTTTCAACAACTTGCAGAGCCCAATATGCCACATAATGTTAGATACTCATCAAATGGATTTAATGCCTCTCCATTAAATCCAGGCTCTCCTCTATCAAGTGTTGCTAGCCCAGGGAGTGTTACATCTAACAATCCACAATCACCATATGCAAATCTGGCAGAGACTCCTCCACCTGCTTATAGCCCTACTGATGACAACAacacaaatacaaataataatgtaaGCCCAGAATCACCATTAACAGCAGATGTTCAGCCTGTTACATACCAAGAACAACCATATTGGGCTTCTATAGCCTATTATGAGCTCAATTGTAGGGTAGGAGAAGTTTTTCGGTGCCATTCAACATCTGTTATAGTAGATGGATTTACAAATCCAAGCAACAACAGTGACCGTTTCTGCTTGGGACAATTAAGTAATGTTAATAGAAACTCTACTATAGAAAACACCAGACGGCACATTGGCCATGGTGTCCATCTGTATTATGTAAACGGTGAGGTCTATGCTGAGTGCCTCTCTGATTCCGCTATATTTGTGCAATCCCGTAATTGTAATCATCATCATGGTTTCCATCCATCTACTGTATGCAAAATACCAGCTGGTTGTTCCTtaagaatatttaataatgCTGAATTTGCACAGCTACTTTCTCAGTGTGTAAATCATGGTTTTGAAGCTGTATATGAACTTACAAAAATGTGCACAATACGGATGAGTTTTGTAAAAGGGTGGGGAGCAGAATACCATCGACAAGATGTAACTAGCACTCCATGTTGGATAGAAGTACATTTAAGTGGGCCTCTTCAATGGCTGGATAAAGTTTTGACACAGATGGGTGCTCCACACAATGCAATCAGCTCTGTATCTTAA
- the LOC130453277 gene encoding stress-induced-phosphoprotein 1 yields MEQVTVLKDKGNAALSANKIEEALKYYTEAIHLDPQNAVLYSNRSAAYAKASQYDLALKDAEKAVEIKPDWSKAYSRKGAALSYLGRYDDAIATYEKGLQLDPNNIQLQEGLTEVKFQKAQKSHSFPNPFSGPDVIAKLRADPRTRAYLEDPEYLALLAQLQSNPQSLGMKLQDPRVLTTLSVLIGVDARADEPMDTEPVYTPSPKKPEPKTEPKVPEPDLPENKKLALAEKEQGNSFYKKKDFENAINHYSKAIEHDPTDITFYNNLAAVYFEQKEYEKCIKECEKGIEVGRENRADFKLIAKSFMRIGNAYKRLKQYKEAKTYYEKSMSEHRTPEIKTLLSEVEKFIKDEERKSYINPELAEKEKEIGNEFFKKGDYATAVKHYTEAIKRNPDDAKLYSNRAACYTKLAAFDLGLKDCDKCVELDPKFIKGWIRKGHILQGMQQQSKAISAFQKALELDPNNTEALQGYRSCTIENANLDGDPEKIRQRAMADPEVQSILRDPAMRLILEQMQNDPKALQDHLKNPDIAAKIQKLLESGLIAIR; encoded by the exons ATGGAGCAG GTCACAGTTCTTAAAGACAAGGGAAATGCAGCCCTTTCAGCAAACAAGATAGAAGAAGCACTTAAATATTATACTGAAGCTATTCATCTAGATCCTCAAAATGCTGTATTATATTCAAACAGATCCGCCGCTTATGCAAAAGCAAGTCAATACGACTTGGCCTTAAAAGATGCAGAAAAGGCTGTAGAAATCAAACCGGATTGGTCAAAAGCTTATTCCAGAAAAGGGGCTGCATTATCTTATTTAGGGCGATACGACGACGCCATTGCTACTTATGAAAAAGGGTTACAATTAGACCCCAATAACATTCAACTACAAGAAGGCTTAACTGAG GTAAAGTTCCAGAAGGCACAAAAGAGTCACTCTTTCCCAAATCCCTTTTCTGGACCAGATGTAATAGCAAAGCTTCGTGCCGATCCTAGGACAAGAGCTTACCTTGAAGATCCTGAATATTTAGCTTTATTAGCACAACTTCAATCCAATCCACAATCTTTAGGTATGAAACTTCAAGATCCCAGAGTGTTGACCACCCTTAGTGTTCTTATTGGAGTTGATGCTAGAGCTGATGAACCTATGGATACTGAACCTGTATATACTCCTTCTCCCAAAAAACCTGAACCGAAAACAGAACCTAAGGTGCCCGAACCAGATTTACCAGAGAATAAAAA GTTAGCATTGGCTGAAAAAGAACAAGGCAAttcattctataaaaaaaaggaCTTTGAAAATGCTATTAATCACTACTCGAAAGCCATAGAACATGATCCAACAGATATAACTTTCTACAATAATTTAGCTGCTGTTTATTTTGAGCAAAAGGagtatgaaaaatgtattaaagaATGTGAAAAAGGTATAGAAGTTGGTAGAGAAAACAGAGCTGATTTCAAACTAATTGCTAAATCTTTCATGAGAATTGGTAATGCCTATAAACGATTGAAACAATACAAGGAAGCAAAGACTTACTATGAAAAATCTATGTCGGAACATAGAACACCTGAGATCAAAACTTTATTATCTGAAGTTGAGAAGTTTATAAAAGACGAGGAAAGAAAATCATACATTAATCCAGAATTGGcggaaaaagaaaaagaaattg gtaatgaatttttcaaaaaaggcGATTATGCAACTGCTGTAAAACACTATACAGAAGCTATAAAACGTAATCCAGATGATGCCAAATTATACAGTAACCGTGCTGCTTGCTATACCAAATTAGCAGCTTTCGACCTAGGATTAAAAGATTGTGATAAATGTGTTGAACTAGATCCGAAATTTATTAAAGGATGGATAAGAAAGGGTCACATTCTGCAAGGTATGCAACAACAAAGCAAAGCCATTTCCGCATTTCAAAAAGCTCTGGAACTAGATCCCAACAATACAGAAGCCCTACAG GGTTATAGATCATGTACCATTGAAAACGCCAATTTAGATGGAGATCCAGAAAAGATCCGACAACGGGCAATGGCTGATCCTGAGGTTCAGTCTATTCTGAGAGATCCAGCGATGAGATTAATATTGGAACAAATGCAAAACGATCCTAAAGCATTACAAGATCATCTAAAAAATCCTGATATAGCCGCTAAGATACAAAAATTACTCGAATCTGGACTTATCGCTATACGctag
- the LOC130453278 gene encoding protein mothers against dpp isoform X2: MYNSFNMDADEGESSSSGPISTLNSLFSFTSPAVKKLLGWKQGDEEETWAEKAVDTLVKKLKKSKGAIEELEKALSCPGTPSKCVTIPRSLDGRLQVSHRKGLPHVIYCRVWRWPDLQSHHELKPLESCQFPFSAKQKEVCINPYHYKRVESPVLPPVLVPRHNDFVPGHSLLPFQQLAEPNMPHNVRYSSNGFNASPLNPGSPLSSVASPGSVTSNNPQSPYANLAETPPPAYSPTDDNNTNTNNNVSPESPLTADVQPVTYQEQPYWASIAYYELNCRVGEVFRCHSTSVIVDGFTNPSNNSDRFCLGQLSNVNRNSTIENTRRHIGHGVHLYYVNGEVYAECLSDSAIFVQSRNCNHHHGFHPSTVCKIPAGCSLRIFNNAEFAQLLSQCVNHGFEAVYELTKMCTIRMSFVKGWGAEYHRQDVTSTPCWIEVHLSGPLQWLDKVLTQMGAPHNAISSVS, encoded by the exons ATGTATAATAG TTTCAACATGGATGCTGATGAGGGGGAATCTTCAAGTAGTGGACCAATTTCAACATTGAACAGCTTATTTTCATTTACCAGTCCTGCCGTGAAGAAACTTTTAGGATGGAAACAAGGTGACGAGGAAGAAACCTGGGCTGAAAAAGCAGTTGACACACTAgttaaaaagttgaaaaagagCAAAGGGGCTATTGAGGAGCTTGAAAAGGCACTATCATGCCCTGGAACACCTAGCAAATGTGTAACCATTCCAAGAAGTTTAGATGGCAGGTTACAGGTATCACACAGAAAGGGGTTGCCCCATGTAATATACTGCAGAGTTTGGCGATGGCCAGATTTACAAAGCCATCATGAACTGAAACCATTGGAAAGTTGCCAGTTTCCATTTTCTGCTAAACAAAAGGAGGTTTGCATAAATCCCTATCATTACAAAAGAGTAGAAAGTCCAGTATTACCACCAGTACTTGTGCCAAGACATAATGACTTTGTACCGGGTCATTCTCTACTTCCGTTTCAACAACTTGCAGAGCCCAATATGCCACATAATGTTAGATACTCATCAAATGGATTTAATGCCTCTCCATTAAATCCAGGCTCTCCTCTATCAAGTGTTGCTAGCCCAGGGAGTGTTACATCTAACAATCCACAATCACCATATGCAAATCTGGCAGAGACTCCTCCACCTGCTTATAGCCCTACTGATGACAACAacacaaatacaaataataatgtaaGCCCAGAATCACCATTAACAGCAGATGTTCAGCCTGTTACATACCAAGAACAACCATATTGGGCTTCTATAGCCTATTATGAGCTCAATTGTAGGGTAGGAGAAGTTTTTCGGTGCCATTCAACATCTGTTATAGTAGATGGATTTACAAATCCAAGCAACAACAGTGACCGTTTCTGCTTGGGACAATTAAGTAATGTTAATAGAAACTCTACTATAGAAAACACCAGACGGCACATTGGCCATGGTGTCCATCTGTATTATGTAAACGGTGAGGTCTATGCTGAGTGCCTCTCTGATTCCGCTATATTTGTGCAATCCCGTAATTGTAATCATCATCATGGTTTCCATCCATCTACTGTATGCAAAATACCAGCTGGTTGTTCCTtaagaatatttaataatgCTGAATTTGCACAGCTACTTTCTCAGTGTGTAAATCATGGTTTTGAAGCTGTATATGAACTTACAAAAATGTGCACAATACGGATGAGTTTTGTAAAAGGGTGGGGAGCAGAATACCATCGACAAGATGTAACTAGCACTCCATGTTGGATAGAAGTACATTTAAGTGGGCCTCTTCAATGGCTGGATAAAGTTTTGACACAGATGGGTGCTCCACACAATGCAATCAGCTCTGTATCTTAA